The following coding sequences are from one Daphnia pulex isolate KAP4 chromosome 11, ASM2113471v1 window:
- the LOC124207993 gene encoding uncharacterized protein LOC124207993 isoform X2, giving the protein MSKADCRKFAPNVFNKNKCASCFKAKDEHSDEALENNRASRKVAKCGYLFAAPDWDFSNPINRTKRWQRRWFVLYDDGELTYSVDEHPETVPQAIIDMNRVVEVSYEAEEVTGHPFSLALTAADRVHFLKGTSREESKWWFDILSMFPRTNMKTGRHKRNATFPGSKATTIISTQQQQQHHHHHQQSTAPNSPCLSKGVSIQPFQTPPMARPRFHSHTESLMRSGAQHTTTSSSSSMTGGLQNFNSLPVKDTNGRNGNSTSGGNNNQRISIEEDDIIPVKEVATLSTVPSAVVATSSSSCPPLPAKVVPAEKEIVIVDKDFDDKIKTRRVIRREIRGARSARCNSEILSSLIIQPGNNMNNNSNGHSNNSSSGSSNNSAAGKGYALVLPSSTLTAPIGSKNNAGLGSSCTPSERPRSALLPPVPPPSSTTTAVATAVVAASPVPPPRSPVISANPHSPFYLYMADVPRNRHFESLESLQHAFTNMNSPSRARHSSSKDMPDSGGLSHKTEPATPVIATKDRPMSMHELGSASADRLRSGLSSYESSPVRPAAALERQTTTTRQPETINPPGEAVRGDPDGCGLDPVTSFCSPLPDRRSALTLTAPLLDDSLKKGWLLRLSYGGEWKKYWFVLRYSLLSLYRDHAAEDAGLADETIDLAQIASVDETDSGRSYGFQMAAVDGKRLYSLAALTSGIRTQWIQALRNACNQGKMAHLPTKLLSAASSAAAALKAVKENVDPAAVSRREADDESLESYDGSTTEDEDEDELDDDDDGDVIVHQSEDDEDEDGQDDENPPGPEPIQSLPLSPPLNRTPMSKVKERDRSRSSSRSRSRHRSASPSSVRTNSPPTAGLVISVPPSSHGGGGDAPAGGGAGHVQNRLDAAKGEITRLLNERREQEREAQQQLVTLNARLAEKEQQMNRLAGILEATKAESKRQLIDIQNLLDQKEAELRSLRDDSANGRAENAELRDSLKRERSEVYKLRDVAQELRSLLDSRNDTLNQLQSKTNEVEVLNRRLKATQENLSQTQERLQRGIEENEGLFARLRQMEDNRAGVGGGGAAGVGVGGSGTAGSSSLRRSRSSTGGSMPLPLQLCTRNLLGGSSKKSLPRLDSLSDLSNIDYDLDLESLDRESLVDEYVELRARFERSLVEIRALKRELRQAQSAVDGFEVAQMALKQQWQAKETDYNSQLSLMAARVQDLTSKMAAADKQVRQLKIKVAKSESREKRRTQSLKGRESFQLSKEVEDKLVDLEHKMAALGTPSSADKGPPSRARKGFEEPTKSFRMRRKSLEGGAVSGGGDSVKILLRVDQLEQQLAGRQSTTPTPSGGRKSSSTSIERKNSLPGRSPQGKPPRSSPLKVVTAGTGLSAKHSVTHDGPITRSSKLVQDLEQCVVELELMFDGNKMDGQSLIGKIRNIQQELLNPDGVRVAVSTSDGASQVEKIQDLLRVRLSELKVKRDQVRSLGKLDSAAVSQIAAEKLALELAIAEQLSTVTAAKQPEEREMLRDANWTIHKLSWLKRKLNGERSAPALDQSTSFGTYCSALAERLSAIAAISSTSRSHQGAELASELAGNPPLLPPRVAQQLAEEERDLSILFSKYKEEKLQELARLLAHETLRMGDSPSADNQLVEEVKVREAWLEAQEVANKELVDSEVRQAMTRMAEVFAEDVADEERLASALLLWPAQQLQYEQRCQVVEEVLRSEMEEAVLLLSNAYERSLQQMKCQSSLLHPPEGDLEAALSEFAEVVAHKALIDGHIAVLQGETPFQPLATSSGSDSSIVQNVSIIQETEAIINCMCSPDFFPASLNCGEVAAILHRNLAEPRSNSKPEDSSSPSSGGRESERNGNGNNAKSSAINEDMIRQKYQAEIEQLRALTEKGMSAMEGSHKRIIAQMEEKHQQDLNRLQVEKERALAEETQATLAALDAMRKAHEAEVQREIARFKEEFLSQAAARQAPAHRELTPNREQEMEEIRRQILSLSEKYSHKCLESAALEQKVSSLSQQMAVSQRQILDLDSRNQQLRSFLDTGIGVDHQPDASPAELLRAKESQLLMLQEDVAELQFCLRESQSREEDLAAMARNMGQYLRTERTLQSDEVAALRHRLEDLLLLSGHSSVGGSGSSGLPSSSLLGRKNSSGDDKSSPSRESPPRESIRFHYVRSKDLTRSPSCPRLSGFLSLAPRLTARSVLPPKDLSTSQVPSGSSATHH; this is encoded by the exons ATGTCCAAAGCTGACTGCAGGAAGTTTGCTCCCAACGTTTTCAACAAGAACAAGTGTGCCAGCTGCTTCAAAGCCAAGGATGAGCACAGCGATGAGGCCCTGGAGAACAATCGG GCGAGCCGGAAAGTAGCCAAATGCGGTTACCTGTTTGCCGCGCCCGACTGGGACTTCTCCAATCCCATCAACCGGACCAAG CGATGGCAGCGGAGATGGTTCGTCCTCTACGACGATGGAGAATTGACCTACTCGGTGGACGAACAC ccGGAGACTGTGCCGCAGGCCATCATTGACATGAATCGCGTGGTGGAAGTGTCTTACGAGGCGGAGGAGGTGACTGGCCACCCATTCAGCCTGGCGTTGACGGCGGCCGATCGGGTCCACTTTCTCAAGGGGACGTCGCGTGAAGAATCAAAGTGGTGGTTCGACATCCTCTCCATGTTCCCCAGGACTAATATGAAG ACCGGACGTCATAAAAGGAACGCCACCTTCCCCGGAAGCAAAGCCACGACGATTATCtcgacgcaacaacaacaacaacaccaccaccaccaccagcagtcGACGGCTCCCAATTCGCCTTGTCTCAGCAAAG GTGTTTCGATCCAGCCGTTCCAGACGCCGCCGATGGCCCGACCGCGTTTCCACAGCCACACGGAGTCGCTGATGCGGAGCGGTGCCCAGCACACGACgacgtcgtcttcgtcgtcgatGACGGGAGGCCTGCAGAACTTTAATTCGCTGCCGGTCAAGGACACCAACGGCCGGAACGGCAATTCAACTAGCGGTGGCAATAACAACCAACGAATTTCCATCGAGGAAGACGACATTATTCCCGTCAAGGAAGTGGCGACTCTCAGTACTGTCCCCTCGGCCGTCGTCGCcacttcgtcgtcgtcgtgtccGCCTCTGCCCGCCAAAGTTGTGCCCGCCGAAAAGGAAATCGTCATCGTCGACAAGGATTTTGACGATAAAAtcaaaa CGAGACGTGTCATCCGCCGGGAGATCCGCGGGGCTCGAAGCGCCCGCTGCAATTCGGAAATATTGAGCAGCCTCATCATCCAGCCCGGCAACAACATGAACAACAACAGTAACggccacagcaacaacagcagcagcggcagcagcaataACAGCGCCGCAGGCAAAGGTTACGCCCTGGTTCTGCCCAGCTCGACCTTGACGGCGCCCATAGGCAGCAAGAACAACGCCGGACTGGGCAGCAGCTGCACTCCGTCCGAACGGCCGCGATCGGCTTTATTGCCGCCCGTCCCTCCTCCATCGTCGACAACGACGGCGGTGGCCACGGCCGTGGTCGCCGCCAGCCCCGTCCCTCCGCCACGCTCGCCCGTCATCAGCGCCAACCCACACAGCCCGTTTTATCTGTACATGGCCGACGTCCCGCGCAACCGACATTTCGAAAGTCTGGAGAGTTTGCAACATGCTTTCACTAACATGAATA GTCCGTCCAGAGCTAGACACAGCAGCTCCAAGGACATGCCGGACTCTGGTGGGTTGTCTCACAAGACGGAGCCGGCAACGCCCGTCATCGCCACCAAGGATCGACCCATGAGCATGCACGAACTGGGGTCCGCCTCGGCTGATCGACTGCGCAGCGGATTGTCGTCGTACGAGAGTTCCCCAGTTCGCCCAGCTGCCGCCCTCGAACGACAAACGACAACGACTCGTCAACCCGAAACTATCAATCCGCCCGGAGAAGCG gTACGAGGAGATCCGGATGGATGCGGATTAGACCCCGTGACGTCCTTCTGCTCGCCATTACCCGACCGCCGCTCGGCGCTGACATTGACGGCCCCGTTGCTGGACGACAGTCTCAAAAAGGGTTGGCTCCTCCGCTTATCTTACGG AGGAGAGTGGAAAAAGTACTGGTTCGTTTTGAGGTACAGTTTGCTGTCGCTGTACCGCGACCACGCGGCGGAAGACGCCGGATTGGCCGACGAGACGATCGATTTGGCCCAGATCGCCAGCGTGGACGAGACGGACTCTGGCCGGAGCTATGGCTTCCAGATGGCGGCCGTCGACGGCAAGAGGCTCTACTCCCTGGCGGCCCTCACCTCCGGCATCCGCACCCAGTGGATCCAGGCCCTGCGCAACGCTTGCAACCAAGGCAAAATGGCCCACCTGCCCACCAAGTTGCTGTCGGCCGCCAGTAGCGCCGCCGCCGCACTCAAGGCCGTCAAGGAGAACGTCGATCCGGCCGCCGTGTCCCGCCGCGAGGCGGATGACGAATCGCTGGAATCCTACGACGGATCGACCACCGAAGACGAGGACGAAGATGagctggacgacgacgacgacggtgacGTCATTGTCCACCAGTCGGAAGACGATGAAGACGAGGACGGCCAAGACGACGAGAATCCACCCGGACCGGAACCCATTCAGTCGCTTCCACTGTCGCCTCCACTCAATCGAACTCCAATGTCCAAg gtgAAAGAGCGGGACCGATCGAGGTCCAGCTCGAGATCTCGCTCCCGGCACCGTTCCGCTTCGCCGTCGTCGGTGAGAACCAACAGCCCGCCGACGGCTGGGCTGGTGATTTCCGTTCCGCCTTCGTCacacggtggtggtggggatGCGCCGGCCGGTGGCGGCGCCGGGCACGTCCAGAATCGACTCGACGCGGCCAAGGGTGAAATCACCCGTTTGCTCAACGAGCGTCgagagcaagagagagaggcccagcagcagctggtgACGCTCAACGCCAGGCTGGCCGAGAAGGAGCAACAAATGAACCGATTGGCCGGCATCCTCGAGGCCACCAAAGCCGAAAGCAAACGCCAATTAATCGACATCCA GAACCTACTGGACCAGAAGGAAGCGGAACTGAGGTCGTTGAGGGACGACTCGGCCAACGGCCGGGCGGAGAACGCCGAACTGCGTGACAGTCTCAAGCGTGAACGCTCGGAAGTTTACAAATTGCGCGACGTGGCCCAGGAGCTGCGCTCCCTCCTGGACAGCCGCAACGACACGCTCAATCAGCTGCAGAGCAAAACCAACGAGGTGGAGGTCCTCAACCGGAGGCTCAAGGCCACGCAGGAGAACCTCAGTCAGACCCAGGAGCGGCTCCAGCGCGGAATCGAGGAGAACGAGGGACTTTTCGCCCGGCTCAGGCAGATGGAGGACAACCGGGCCGGTGTAGGAGGTGGCGGCGCTGCTGGTGTCGGAGTTGGAGGGTCCGGAACAGCTGGATCGTCTTCTCTGAGACGCAGCCGCAGCTCGACGGGCGGCTCCATGCCGCTGCCGCTCCAGCTGTGCACCCGCAACCTCCTGGGCGGCAGCAGCAAGAAGAGTCTGCCCAGGCTGGACTCGCTGAGCGACTTGAGCAACATCGACTACGACCTGGACCTGGAGTCGCTGGACCGCGAGAGTCTGGTCGACGAGTACGTGGAGCTGCGCGCCCGGTTCGAGCGATCCCTGGTGGAGATCCGGGCCCTCAAGCGGGAGCTGCGCCAGGCCCAGTCGGCCGTCGACGGCTTTGAAGTGGCCCAGATGGCCCTCAAGCAGCAGTGGCAGGCCAAGGAGACGGACTACAACTCACAGCTGAGTCTCATGGCGGCTAGGGTCCAGGACCTGACCAGCAAAATGGCCGCCGCCGACAAGCAGGTCCGCCAGCTCAAGATCAAGGTGGCCAAGTCGGAGAGCCGCGAGAAGAGGCGGACCCAGTCGCTCAAGGGCCGCGAATCCTTCCAGCTGTCCAAGGAAGTCGAGGACAAGCTGGTCGATCTGGAACACAAAATGGCCGCCCTGGGCACTCCATCTTCTGCCGACAaag GTCCGCCGTCCAGGGCCCGAAAAGGATTCGAGGAGCCGACCAAATCGTTCCGGATGCGACGCAAGTCACTGGAGGGTGGCGCCGTCTCCGGCGGCGGCGACTCGGTCAAGATCTTGTTGCGAGTCGACCAACTGGAACAGCAACTGGCCGGCCGTCAGAGCACCACCCCCACCCCCAGCGGTGGCAGGAAATCGTCGTCGACGTCCATCGAGCGCAAAAACTCGCTGCCCGGCAGGTCACCGCAGGGCAAACCGCCTCGTTCCAGCCCATTGAAAGTGGTGACGGCCGGCACGGGATTGTCCGCCAAACACTCTGTCACCCACGACGGACCCATCACCCGCTCCTCGAAACTTGTTCAAGATCTGGAACAGTGCGTCGTCGAGCTGGAACTCATGTTCGACGGTAACAAG ATGGACGGCCAGAGTCTCATCGGCAAAATCCGCAACATCCAGCAGGAATTGCTGAACCCGGACGGAGTCCGCGTGGCCGTCTCGACGTCCGACGGAGCCTCGCAGGTGGAAAAGATTCAGGACCTGCTCAGGGTCCGTCTCTCTGAGCTGAAAGTCAAGCGCGATCAGGTCCGCAGTCTGGGCAAACTGGACTCGGCCGCCGTCAGCCAGATCGCGGCCGAGAAGCTGGCCTTGGAGCTGGCCATCGCCGAGCAGCTGTCGACCGTGACGGCCGCCAAGCAGCCGGAAGAGAGGGAAATGCTCCGCGACGCCAACTGGACCATCCACAAGCTCAGCTGGTTGAAACGCAAATTGAACGGCGAGCGATCGGCGCCGGCCCTGGACCAGTCGACCAGTTTTGGCACTTACTGCTCCGCCCTGGCCGAGCGCCTCTCGGCCATCGCCGCCATCTCCAGCACTTCCCGCTCTCACCAGGGAGCGGAATTAGCGTCCGAGTTGGCCGGCAATCCTCCGCTGCTGCCGCCTCGAGTGGCCCAGCAGCTGGCCGAGGAGGAGCGTGACTTGTCGATCCTCTTCTCCAAGTACAAGGAGGAGAAGCTCCAGGAGCTGGCCCGTCTGCTGGCCCACGAGACCCTGCGCATGGGCGACAGTCCCAGCGCCGACAATCAGCTGGTGGAAGAGGTCAAGGTCCGCGAGGCCTGGCTGGAAGCCCAGGAAGTGGCCAACAAGGAGCTGGTGGACAGCGAAGTTCGGCAAGCGATGACCCGCATGGCCGAAGTCTTTGCCGAAGACGTGGCCGACGAGGAGCGTCTGGCGTCCGCCCTGCTCCTCTGGCCGGCCCAGCAGCTCCAGTACGAGCAGCGCTGCCAAGTGGTGGAGGAAGTCCTGCGCTCGGAGATGGAAGAAGCCGTCCTGCTGCTGAGCAACGCCTACGAGCGGAGCCTCCAGCAAATGAAGTGCCAGTCGTCGCTCCTGCATCCGCCGGAAGGCGATCTGGAAGCGGCCCTGAGCGAATTCGCCGAAGTGGTGGCCCACAAGGCCCTGATCGACGGCCACATTGCCGTCCTGCAGGGCGAGACGCCGTTCCAGCCGCTGGCCACCAGCAGCGGATCCGATTCCAGCATCGTCCAGAACGTCAGCATCATCCAGGAGACGGAAGCCATCATCAACTGTATGTGCAGCCCGGACTTTTTCCCGGCCTCACTCAATTGCGGCGAAGTGGCCGCCATCCTGCACCGCAATTTGGCCGAGCCCCGCAGCAACAGCAAGCCGGAAGACTCCTCTTCCCCCTCTTCCGGCGGAAGAGAATCTGAGCGGAACGGCAACGGGAACAACGCCAAGTCGTCGGCCATCAACGAGGACATGATCCGGCAAAAGTACCAGGCCGAAATCGAGCAGCTGCGCGCCCTGACGGAGAAGGGCATGTCGGCCATGGAAGGATCTCACAAGCGCATCATCGCCCAGATGGAAGAGAAACACCAACAGGATCTGAACCGCCTCCAG gtgGAAAAGGAGCGGGCCCTTGCGGAAGAGACGCAGGCCACCCTGGCCGCCCTGGACGCGATGCGCAAAGCCCACGAGGCCGAAGTGCAGCGCGAAATCGCCCGCTTCAAGGAAGAGTTTCTGAGCCAGGCGGCGGCCCGCCAGGCTCCCGCCCATCGGGAATTGACGCCCAACCGGGAGCAGGAGATGGAAGAGATCCGCCGGCAGATCCTGTCGCTCAGCGAGAAGTACTCGCACAAGTGCCTGGAATCGGCGGCCCTGGAGCAGAAAGTCTCGTCGCTCAGCCAGCAGATGGCCGTCTCCCAGCGGCAGATCCTCGATCTAGATTCGCGCAACCAGCAGCTCCGCTCCTTCCTGGACACTGGGATCGGCGTCGACCACCAGCCGGACGCCAGTCCGGCCGAACTCCTCCGAGCCAAGGAGAGCCAGTTGCTCATGTTGCAGGAGGACGTGGCCGAGCTGCAGTTTTGCCTGCGGGAGTCGCAATCCCGCGAGGAGGATCTGGCCGCCATGGCCCGCAACATGGGCCAGTACCTGCGGACGGAGCGGACCCTGCAGTCGGACGAAGTGGCCGCCTTGCGCCACCGACTGGAGGACTTGCTCCTCCTCAGCGGCCACTCGAGCGTAGGAGGCAGCGGCTCCAGTGGCCTGCCGTCCAGCAGCCTGCTGGGCCGGAAGAACAGCAGCGGCGACGACAAGAGCAGTCCGTCGCGAGAGTCGCCTCCGCGCGAGTCGATCCGCTTCCACTACGTCCGCTCCAAGGACTTGACCCGCTCGCCCAGCTGCCCCCGACTGTCGGGTTTTTTATCGCTGGCTCCGAGACTGACGGCCCGCTCAGTGCTCCCTCCCAAGGATCTGTCCACCAGTCAGGTCCCGTCGGGATCGAGCGCCACCCACCACTAA